A segment of the Nitrosopumilus sp. genome:
CCCGATGGTGAGTACGAGTATAAGTTCAGAGTTTTAAATTCTGAAAACGGCATAACTAGTAAATTCTTTGAAGGTGATTATTCAGTTAAAATCTTCAAAGTCGTATACCTTAGCCCAGAAAATCTGGTTTAGAATCCTCTTAATCCTTGTGGACGTACAATTTCTGGATGCTGCTTCATCCATTCTACCTTGTCCAGCATTTCTTGTTTATCTTGAGGAAAAGTGCCTTTCACTGTATATGCATTTGAACCATGATTCACTCTGAATATGATCTCATCTTTGGTGTCAATCTGATTGACCAAGTCATACAATTCCTCCAATGATTCGTCATCATCGATTTTGATAAACTTGCCATCATATTTGTCTAGAAATTCCTGCTTGATTCCATTTTCAAGATATAATGTCAGTGCACCTACATAATTCGGTGAACATGCGCTGATTACCTCAGCTGTTCCTTTGATGTGTTCTTTAGAGTATGCCTTTCCGCCCAATCCTAAAATCACCATGCATGACATTACATATCCTGCATCTTTTGCTTTGTTTACCGATTTGATGATTGTTTTTGCAATGGCTCCCTTTGTAACCTTCTTTAGAACTATGTCCGAACCACTTTCAATTCCTAGGTAGAACATGTCTAATCCTGCCTCGTTCATTTTTTTTAATTCTTCAGATGTTTTCTTCAAAATGTTCATTGGCATTGCATAACAGGAAATCCTTTCAATATTTGCAAATTTTTCTCTAATGTACTTTACAATTTTTATCATAAATTCTGAATCGAGATTTAATGCATCACCATCTGCAAGAAACACTCTTTTTGTGTCTGGCAGATAACCTGCCATCATATCAATTTCTGCCTTTATGTCATCCCATGTTCTTTCTGAATATTCTTTTGATCTATACATGTCACAGAAGGAACATTCGTTAAATGAACAACCTAATGTGACTTGAAAAATCAGCGATCTAGCTTCTGATGGGGGCCTGTACAATGGAGCATCGTAATTTAACATCATGACTTGGTTCAACAAAGTTATCTAATTATGTTTTTTATACTTTCCATTGTGATCTAGCGCAAAGTACTTTTTAGTAGTAAATCCGATGAAATTTCATAATTTATGACTAATGATTTAGATGCAAAAAGACTACTTTGGTTTGCATTTTCAGGTTCTCGTGTAGGATTGAATCAATTAAAAATCATCTTCAAAATAAAGGAAAATCCGTCTAACATTGATCAGATCGTAAAAGAACTGGGTCTTGATTAGAATGCAATTCAGCATCATACTGGGATACTTAAAAAAAGTAATCTGACCAGCAAGCTTGGAGAAAAATATGGTGTTACTTACTTTGTATCCTCTTTTCTTGAAGTCAACATGATTTCATTTGAGGAAATTGAAGAAAAATTGGATAAAAGTAAATAAAAGCTCAAGAGGTGTTTTACACTAAATGGAGTCTACTTCTCTGGTGTTGTCTATTGTTTCCATTGCAAACATGGGAATTCTTGGAATTCTTATTGTTATATTTGGAAAGATGTACGCTAACACTAGGGCACAGCTTCCTTTGGGTATGATAGTTGTTGCAGCAATGCTATTTTTACATAATGTCATTGGGGCGCTAGCCTATTTTTCAATGGAAGAGATCTTCTCTCATGAAATATTTCCATACATGCTGGGAGTTGGAATTGCAGAATTTGCAGGTCTGATTATATTTCTAAAGATCACCTTGGATTAATCTTGGTTTATTTGTAACAAAGAAAAATAATAAAAATATGTTACAAGAATATCTAAAGCTTAACAAGAATATACTTGTAGCATTTGCAGCCTCAATAACAATTTCTGCAATAATTGCCCAACTCTTAGCCGGTCAAGCAGATCACATCAATACAACATATACGACAATTGTAGATTATGTGATCTACTTTTCTGTTTTTGCTGGACTGTTCTAT
Coding sequences within it:
- a CDS encoding radical SAM protein translates to MMLNYDAPLYRPPSEARSLIFQVTLGCSFNECSFCDMYRSKEYSERTWDDIKAEIDMMAGYLPDTKRVFLADGDALNLDSEFMIKIVKYIREKFANIERISCYAMPMNILKKTSEELKKMNEAGLDMFYLGIESGSDIVLKKVTKGAIAKTIIKSVNKAKDAGYVMSCMVILGLGGKAYSKEHIKGTAEVISACSPNYVGALTLYLENGIKQEFLDKYDGKFIKIDDDESLEELYDLVNQIDTKDEIIFRVNHGSNAYTVKGTFPQDKQEMLDKVEWMKQHPEIVRPQGLRGF